GCAGTGATTGTGCACAGAGAGTTCTATTTGTTTTACAATTTTGAATATTGGTTTTTACCTATGAAATTCCCTTTTATCAAAATAACATATGAAGAAATCCCTTtacctaacaaaaacaaaacactctcTGGTTTATAAAACACCTTAATTCTACTGCTCTTTTTTCGCCaatcaccagcatctgtttttcaGGGGCTGATTTTACTTTTGTGAATTTCTTAGCTTTTCTTCCTTGGTGCAGGAAGTTAAAATGCACATCAGCAGAACTGCTGCATATTAACATCTCAGGACTTTTCTCTTggaaagaaactgaaattcaTACTATATTGGCCAAAGTGAGCAAGTTAAGTGATCTTGGTTTCAATTTCCGAGCCTTTGTTAATACAGAGAATTATGGTTCATATCAGTTATGTAGGACCTTTGGACCCAAGGTCCCACAGATAGATATGATGtgccaagatttttaaaataccttcaaaaataaaaaaaaataccttcagtGACATTTTCATGATGGGAGCTCTTTTTTCTGGTATGGCAGTTACACTTTTTCACTCAAGTGCTTTAGTTTAGACTGACTTTACAACTTTTATAACTTCTGGAACCAAGTTTAGTATAGTCTGATTACAGTCCATTCACATAACTTTAGAGATTAGTTTAGAAACCGTAACTGGAGTGGTTGTGCTTCTAGATGTGGCAAATCCAGTGTTAACACACATTTCTGGCTGGCATTCTGGAACTAGCTAGTAACTGGCTTGTGTTATTTAAGCAACCTAACATCACTAAATCCTAGGATTTAGGATTGCTGTAAAGATGGAAGTTGTATATGTTTGGCAGGTCACACTGAATGGCAGTGATAATATCAAAGAACAAATTGTCATCCTTGATCTTGCCTCATGTAGTTTATGTGCCAGACCTTCCCGGGTTTTGTAGTCACCTAGACTTTAAGCTGATGGCATAGTGCTTCCGCAGTTCTTCCAGCCGGGGTGTGCAGGTATATGGCTGCAGACATGTTTGCGTAAACAGGCAGCGTCTGACTTCTTCACTGTTTCCTGTAGTTCTCCCTCTTCCCACAAAGCTGTCAGCGCAGTGGAAGAGGTTGCACATCTCCGAGAGAGGACAGGTTTCGGTCCGAGTTCAGCTGTGCTTTCATTAGAGCCAGACAAGCTTTCAAGGTCCTTTAAGTATTTGATGATCAACTGAACACGTTTCTATTCAAGGATTAAACACCAGTCAGTAAGAAGATGGAGTGGATGTCCGAGAAAACAATTCACATTTAATATGTAAATGTACCAATTATGTGATTCAGTTTCAGCTGATATTCAAGTGCTTCCTGAGAGGTTAGTACATTATTACTGAGCGTTCATAGAAAGCTTAATCATAGATGTAATTAGCCTGATCCAAATGAGTAAATTGGACCTTAGAAAGGCTAAGTGATCTTTCTCTGGCTACCCAGCTAGTAGTAATGAAGTCAGGTCTTGAACCCAGGTTCTGCCGACTGAATTGGATGCACTATAGTACAGGCTTTTTAGCACCAAAGTGTGGTCCTCAGACCAGTGCCTGCCAACCAGATGTTACTAGTCTGTGAGGAAATAAGTACAGATACTGACAGGAAgcttttataaacttttaaagcaATTTGTTGgagtgtttttgtttctgttgggtctaattaaaaaaattggagCTTGTATTTTATGTGTCTTTGGTCTTATTTTGTCTAGGAATTcatttttactgttgttttttttaactAGTTCCACAACAGTCTGAAAATAACCCAGTCACCAGGTATCTTCCTCAAATACAGAGGGAGAACTTTCTTTCACACCTCCTATTTAGCCTGTCTACTCCTGATAATAATGCCTAAACATTCCAAATTAATACTGCCTCTTTAACCTGCTAATTGTTTTTACAATGTCACAAGAAAACTTGGATCTGTGCATTATCACCATCTAGTGGCTAAACTCAGGCAACACCAACGTCTGCCAAACTCTTAGGAAAATTGCTCTGGAAAAACAGTTCAGGATTTTGGATTTCCAGAACTGCCTTGAAGAGACAAAGATTCTTGTACCAAGTTTTGGTCAACTGCAAATCAAAGAACTTGGTTATGTAGGAAAAACAAATGAGGACATCTGTACCTGGAATTTTTAAACAACATTCTAATAGTTATGTGAAAAAAGCATTCAAGATTTTTGggtaggtgcagtggcttatgcctggaatcccatcattttgggaaactgaagtgggaggattgctgaaggtcgggagttcaagaccagcctggccaatgtggtgaaaccccgtttctcctaaaattaccaaaaaaaaaaaaataataaaaaataaaagctgggcgtggtggcccgtgcctgtaatcccagctacacgtgaggctaaggcagaagaatcagttgaacccaggaggcagaggttgcagtgagctgagatggcaccactgcactccaccctgggcaacagagcgagactccgtctcaaaaaaaaccatgATTTTTCAATGTTCCTAAGAATCTTAATGAAGACAGAAAGCACCATAGATTCAGGTAACTACAGCACAGACAGCATTAACATTTACAAAAGTATTTCTTAAGAATTAAACCTGTCAACTCTACTTACAAGATGTAGAGCTTTCAGATAAAGATGATTCAAGAACATGCTTTCAAAATAGTAGTTGAGAAACCAAAACATAGCCACGCAGAAATCTGCCAATTAAGTTTTGCTGCCCTTTGAACAATATGATGTAATGTGATTTACTTTAATTATAACTTAAGTACAACTTAAATGCAGTTTCTATTTTGCTgttgtaggctgggcacggtggctcacgcctgtaatcctaacactttgggaggccaaggtggacagatcacttgaggtcaggaatttgagaccagcctggccaacatggtgaaacctcgtctctactaaaaatacaaatattagctggtcgtgatggcgcatgcctgtagtcccatctacttgggaggctaaggcaggagaatcacttgaatccaggaggtggaggttgcaacgagccgggatcataccactgcactccagcctggcagaagAGTGagacagactgtctcaaaaaaatgttatagatgttaaaatgtatgtattttttgtctGACTGGGGCTTTACAGTGAGTATATCCTCTCACTAATCTGGCTCAAAATTAGGTAAGTATACCCACAAAGTGTCATCTAATACATTGTTGCAGGTAGAGGAAAACGGACAGTGAAAAAATCTACTAAACTTTATTTGGAACCCTCGATATTGGCGGCTccttaaaaattcaagaaaaaaaatcaagtcttaGGAAGTCTTATCCAGTTTTATGGTCTGCTGTGGTGGCACTTACTGAATTACCTGGGATTACAGTTCCTGtaagatttgttttaaataaattgttgGCAGGCTATACAAAGAGTGATGTTCCAAAACTACACACATGCTTTTTCCCTGTTCACAAACAGGCTGGCCAGTGTTTCTAGCATCCTCGTCATTATTTACCCTTTATCATCCAAGTAGTTTCCTGCTCTTCAAACCTtcctttcaaaattttctctatttaaaacaaGTTAGGATTATTTATCCTTTTATTGGACTGATTATTCTAAGGATAAGCTCTTATTTCACTTTTGGAGTAAAAGGCTTTGTGCCCTTTTTAAAGTTGGGTGTCAGCAAGCAGCTGGAATTTTCCTGCCtggtaaaaattaaaaccagCCCCACAAACTGGGGTTGGAGTCTGTGAAAAGATCATCATCTATGTGTGGGGTAGAGATTAACTATAGTGTGTTAAAGGACGTAGTGGAGGCTTGAACCTTCTTCACACAAACTCCTTCCTTTCAGCCTAAACtttcccaaaaatacaaaaaggttcTTTAAATGCACTAAATTGACTTAATCTTCAATCATACCTATTTTTTCTGATATGGTTAAAACAGCCTAAATTACCAAATTGAAAGCCAGTaagacaatgaaaataatttcagtagTTGAAAActattctaatttatataaagacATTTATCTCTAAAAAGACTGGTTGGGTTCTAGGACCCTTAAAGACTAATTCTTTGTCTAAATAATGTGTTTTATAAGTTCTCATTCTGAATGCAGAAAGAACCCATTCCTTATTTTctgtataaacatttaaaaatttatatttcatggtaggttttaaatttcctatttctttagGCATCAGACTTTATTTCAAGAATAGGTTCCATGAGCCTAACCTCGTATCTTCAAAAAAGCAAGTCTATCATAAACAttgtttaatattaaatattatatccATCAAATATggatttgaaacatttttaagtttaaagTCAAATatgtgtagtttttaaaaagtaaaatacaacaGCATTAGTAACTTTTTATTCTCAAAGTGATAAAAGCATTTAACATATACTTTACAGTATAAACAAATTAAGTACTATGCATTTTGCTTATAAAGTGAATTAAAGTATTTTAAGCATTATATAATTCAATTTGTACAAAAAGTAAATTTCCAAATACAAGCTTTGGTTAGAACTGATTATGTACTGTCAAATCCATTTTTCCAAAgttgttcaaagaaaaaaaacttgacTAGCACAGGTAATTCTTGTACAATCAGAGCTTTTTACTATTTAGGAGGAGGGGAAATATTACTATAATTGCTTTTAATTTTCGAGTCTAGATAAGCCTTTTTTCTTCTCACTTATATGTTGCTGCAGGAGAACATATCACTTTTGGAAAGCATAAATTATGTAGAAAATCACCTTTTGCTTTATTCTTAAGAAGGTCATCCATTTTAAAAGATCTAAGACTGTTAGCTTCCTTAACTACTGAGATATTTTCTAAAAGTCACACTACTGAAAGGAGCCACTTCGAGAATTAATGTATTCCATTGGGGGTAAATCACTTCTGATTTCCCTCAGAAGGGCAGTAATATCTACTAGCACTAGTGCCCAGAATCAAAGTTTATATCATCTAAAAAAACGCAACATTTTTAGGCTCTACAATGCATGGATTACCTTTATTCATATgaaagtaatataaaatgttacctaacttaaataatataaaatatcagtTTAACCAAATTAACAATCACAAAACTGCAGACATTTTTCTATTAAAGTTTTCCAGTTCACTGAGCAATATTTACTGAAAAATGATTATGAACTTAAATATATCctctttaaaatttgctttttatgCTAGACTGTACAATGGTGCTCcctttatgattttaaaaattctacttatATAACTATGTAATTCCAAAACGGAAAAATGAGTGAGCCATCACTAAAATTTACTGGAAACTAATATTCTTTCATGGAAACAactgataaacattttaaagttctatatttatttaaatttggctttttaaaatagataagcttttcatttcaattattgTTTAATACTTCAAAGCTAGtttaaacaaagataaaacaaaggAGAACTAGTAAAGCATTCCTTACTTTACATAAGTGCCTCAAGTGCCACATACATGGTAACATATCACAAAAGAATGTATATGGTTTAGCAGATTACAGAGCAAACCTAAAAGTTTATACAAAGCTAAACATTGCCTCCCTTCTGTTCCATTTATTGTCTTTTAATTTGATCTTGGCTCTGTATTATCCTTCTATAATACCACTGTGTGACATTTATCAGTTTTCTAAGTGTTCCGATTACTTATATATACCTTTTTAACAGCTTTGTAACATTTGAGAACATTCATCCAATCTTTCTCATTAGATacaataaattcatttttctcaCAAAATGCTCACTTTCCTGAGCTATATTAAACACCTTATAACAGGTGTATGTATAACTGAAGACCCTAAAATGtcaagtttacattttttttaaatgcatagagAATATAACATTTCAGAAAACCTATTAGTACTTCTTGGATATTATAACATACAGGTTTTGTTTCCTTTAGACTGTAAACTGTTTAACATGTATAACTGGTTATTACTTTTATATCtgaaccacatttaaaaaaattcggAGATATGATTGCTATTACCCTAAGGAAACAAATGGAGTTTTCTGACCAAAACTCATTCATGGGTCTTCCAGTAAACAATCTTTACATATACTGACTGAAGATATCAAATTTCTGTGCCACAAAATAGTAGAATTATATCAGAACTACagcaaataaaacttttattataatacatttgCTTGAAGTTAAGGTGCTATTCATCATGCCCTACATCATGCGGTTTTTACCAAGTGGGCATCATGTCGGGAAACCACACCCTACCAAGATGCTTGGACACTTCCCAGTGAATCTGCTCCAAACTATACTTTTGGTCAGGAATTAGTACTTCTTCCATAATGGATAATTGAGATAGGCGGCCACCACACATCTTCACAAACTCAACAAAGGCACTACATGAGACTTCACATTCCCCTAGTCCAATAGCTGACAAATTTTTGCAACGTTCTGCAATGCGAATTAACTCTTCGTCAAGTGGCCGTAATCCATTTGCACACACTACTAGTTCAACTAGTCTAGGGCATGTCATTCCCACACGGCCAAGCACATCTTTGCTTACTGATCTCCCAAAATACAGATGGGTGGCAGGTATTTCATAGCGAAAGAATGGGTCAAATTCTtcttcatataaaaaaaaatacatcactaAGTTCACTTTGGGTGAATGTCTGATGAAAGCATCCCAGCTGCTCTTCTGAATAGTATGGAAGTGTGTCTGTCCAGGATTCTCACTGACTACATCAATGCGCAAATGTTCTAATCGAACATGTTTTTCAGAAGACAAAGCAAGTAACAACTCATCACTCAATAAGTGGTAGTTCAGGGCTAGTTCTCTTAAGCCATGACACTGATCAGCCACACAAAGGAtaccttgaaagaaaaaaaaaaaaaaacaaaaacaaattatttgcaAGTTTTTGTAAAAGTTTATCTGTTCAAAAATTCAATCAAGTACATGTCCCACAGATGTCTGTCACAGTTCCCTTACCACAAAACTATGTAACTGAAAATCTGTATAGCTGAATTGGAAGGGAAGTCACAAACATTCAAAATCTATTACTAATTTTGTCTACAAGAAAATGAAACCAATTCTAAATCCCatctatgaaaaagaaataaaactcaatTAATTAActctgtcattaaaaaaatacaccatCACTAAGGTTAGGGCATTCCAGTAATGCACAGACagtgccatattttaaaaaaattattactaacACTAAACTTATAGGTTAAGTAATTACATGATCACTGCAACAGAAGCCAAAGGACATTTTTTGAAGTTCAAAACCTAATCCTAATAAAAACAGAGTAAGATAGAACCATATAAAACTATGAATTAGGTAATGAATAAAGATTTCTATCAAATGATCAACAGTCTCATTGCTAATAGTGTACAGGCAGCTTATcgaatttataagaaaaaataccaAGATATCACTAAATAAGCATGTCAAAGTAACTACTCAATTCACATTAATGGAAATATACATTATGAGTTTTGAAGCTCTAACACACCCAGAAAGCAGCTCCCTTAGATCATTCCCTATACTTAGGGTGCTATGCTTTATAACTTACCAAAACTATCATCCTAGCAATAGATGACATTTTAAAGGTCAATATTTGATCTCTCTATAAgagttctgtttttttgttgttgttgttttgttttttttttttgagtcagtcttactctgtagcccaggctggagtgcagtggtgtgatctcagctcactgcagcctctgcctcccgggttcaagtgattctcctgcctcagcctcctgagtagctgggaccacaagcgtgtgccaccatgcctggctaatttttgtatttttggtggagacagggtttcaccatgttggccaggatagtattgaactcctgatctcaagtgatccacctgccctggcctcccaaagtgctgggattacagacgtgagccactgtgccctgcctagtATAAGAATTCTACCCCAAAGAGGCACCTTATAATACCTGGTAAGTAACCCACTCAATCCATTTCTTCCTTATGTTTAGAAACAAGGATAGGaacaaaacatacatattttcatCTACTATTGTTACAAGTATGATATGCCAGGTACTAGAGGTTATgccacaaataattttaaaaatctggaaaagtattatttctattttgaagtGGAGACAGCTAGCTAAAAATAGCAAAGCTGCAATACAAACACAGGCTAAATAACTCTTATGTCCATGCACTTAACTACTGCTTAAGAAGTGACAAGACAGAGGCCACCAATAAGCCATAGCTTTATAACAGTGGGAAAAGAGAGGCATTAGAATTATCAGAAAAGATAAACTGAATTGCCAGAATGAGTCACCAGAAAACAGAGTAATGTCTCAGTATTCAGCAACCacaaagtttctgttttctgcaggtaggtatatactttatttttattttgagatggagtctcgctctgccacacAGGATGGAGTAcaggggtgcgatcttggctcactgcaacctccgcctcccaggtttaagtggttctcctgcctcagcctcccaagtagctgggattacaggcacatgccaccatgcctggctattttataTACTTTGAAATATACCCTGATTACTCAAGGTAACCTTAAGCACATCTCTGTTctgataccatctcacgccagttagaatggcgatcattaaaaagtcagcaaacaacatgctggagaggatgtggagaaataggaatgctatTACACTGCTGGGAGTGTaacttagttcaaccattgtggaagacagtgtggcaattcctcgaggatctagaactaaaaataccatttgacccagcaatcctattactgggtatatacccaaaggattataaatcattccactataaagacacacgcacacgtatgtttactgtggcactgttcacaatagcaaagacttggaaccaacccaaatgcccatcgatgacagactaaagaaagaaaatgtggcacatatgcaccatggaatactatgcagccataaaaaaggatgagttcatcatgccctttgcagggacatggatgaagctggaaaccatcattctcagccaactaacacaagaacagaaaaccaaccaccatatgttctcactcataagcgggagctgaacaatgagaacacatggacacagggaggggaacatcacacattggagCCTGTTGGGAGTtgggggcctaggggagggatagtatgaggagaaatacctaatgtagatgacaggttgatggctgcagcaaaccaccatggcacatgtatatctatgtaacaaacctgcacgttctgcacatgtacttcagaacttaaagtgtaataataatttaaaacacacacacacacacacacacacacacatatacacgggAAGTGGTAACCAACAATGCAAATAAAAGAAACTCTGGAGTATCATTTAATAACTACAAAGCAGTTGTGGCAGGCATAATGCTCAAAACGGCCTCCAAGATCCCATACCCTAATGCCTAGCATCCGTGAATTCCATAAGATATGCCCATGATTATGATATATGGTTCAGCTGACCATATAAAAGAGATTATCTGGATGGTCCTAGTCTAATCACATGAGCCCcttttaaagcagttttctctGCTTGCAGAAGTAGTCAGAGAGATTCAAAATGCAAAGGACTCAACGTGTTATTGCTGGCTCTAAGCTAGAGggggccaaaaaagaaaaatcacaaccAGTCTCTTAAGAGCAGAAAGACCCCCTAACAGCCTCTTGCTGACAGCCAATAAGGAAACTGGATGTCAGTCTGACAATCACAAGAACTACATTCAGCCAATAACTTGAATGAGTGTGGAAGTGGATTCTTCTGCAGAGCCTCCAAGTAAGAGCCCAGTCTTCCTGACATTTTCCTCTCAGCCTTTTAAGACTCTAAGCAGAGAAGCCACTTGAGCCCTACCTACAGCTCTAATGTACAGAACAGTGGAGCCAATAAATGTGTGTTGGTTTAAGCTGCTTTGTGTAGAGCTGTCAGTTATGCACCAGTAAGAAAACTAATACATAGTTCCAagtatttaaaaacataacagtggcaaaagtaaaataaaagtaggGCACTATTACAACTCAATAAATTAAGACAACCCAAATTAGAAAACAGGCAaaggggccaggggcagtggcttacgcctgtaatcccggcactttgggaggctgaggcagaccaatcgcctgacatcaggagttcgacaccagcctggccaatgtggtgaaaccctgtctctactaaaaataaaaaactagccg
The window above is part of the Macaca mulatta isolate MMU2019108-1 chromosome 17, T2T-MMU8v2.0, whole genome shotgun sequence genome. Proteins encoded here:
- the FBXL3 gene encoding F-box/LRR-repeat protein 3 produces the protein MKRGGRDSDRNSSEEGTTEKSKKLRTTNEHSQTCDWGNLLQDIILQVFKYLPLLDRAHASQVCRNWNQVFHMPDLWRCFEFELNQPATSYLKATHPELIKQIIKRHSNHLQYVSFKVDSSKESAEAACDILSQLVNCSLKTLGLISTARPSFMDLPKSHFISALTVVFVNSKSLSSLKIDDTPVDDPSLKVLVANNSDTLKLLKMSSCPHVSPAGILCVADQCHGLRELALNYHLLSDELLLALSSEKHVRLEHLRIDVVSENPGQTHFHTIQKSSWDAFIRHSPKVNLVMYFFLYEEEFDPFFRYEIPATHLYFGRSVSKDVLGRVGMTCPRLVELVVCANGLRPLDEELIRIAERCKNLSAIGLGECEVSCSAFVEFVKMCGGRLSQLSIMEEVLIPDQKYSLEQIHWEVSKHLGRVWFPDMMPTW